CGAAAGAGGGTGAAACGCTGGTCGTCGCCGGAGCGAGCGGGCCGGTGGGCGCGACGGTTGGTCAGATCGGCAAGATCCTCGGCTTGCGCGTTGTCGGGATCGCGGGCGGCGCCGAGAAATGCAGCCACGTCGTGGACACCCTCGGCTTCGACGACTGCATCGACTACAAGGCCGACGGTTTTCCCAAGGCACTCGAAGCGGCGGCCCCCGATGGCGTCGACATCTACTTCGAAAATGTCGGCGGCGCGGTCTTTGACGCGGTTCTGCCGTTGCTCAACCCGTCGGCTCGGATCCCGGTCTGTGGGTTGATCTCGCAGTATAACGCGACCTCCCTGCCGGACGGTCCGGATCGTTTGAGCCTGCTCATGGGCACGATCCTGCGCAAGCGGATGACCCTACGCGGCTTTATCGTCTTTGACGACTTCGGTCACCTATACCCAGAGTTCGCCAAGCAGATGGGCGAGTGGGTGACGCAAGGAAAGATCAAGTATCGCGAGGAAATGATTGACGGACTGGAACAGGCACCCGCAGCGTTTGTTGGCCTGCTCAATGGTGAGGCTTTCGGCAAACGCGTCGTCAAGCTGAGCGGATAAGCACCCCTGCACTCAGATGAATGAACCGATACAAATTGTATGGCATTGACAACGCAAAGTTAATTGGGCTGCACTGGCAAACAGACGGGTTTCTGACTCGAATAGTTTGCCAGGGCGTCCTGACCATTCAATGAAGCCAAGCCATCTCACGCTGGCTTCAACCAGTTACAGGCAGCCGCGACTTCGCGCGAAACGCAACGGCGACGATGCCCAGATCAACGCGACTCGGCGTCTACAGGCGGCGAGACCGCGCGAGAGGATCTCCACAAACCCAAGACCCTGTCGACTGTGTCAGCCGAGGCTAATGGCGCAGTCTCTTTCTCGGCCTCGGCCACTTAAAGAATCTCGCAAAAGACACGGCGGCACCGCTCCGATCGGGGCCTTCGCCGCAAGCAACTGTCCTGTCAGAGCTGCTTGCCACGCGCCGCCTATGTCCACGCGCCCCAAGGGCGGAGATGGCACGTCGCTAATATGGTCAGGCAAGACGGTTCCCTTCGGCGTCGATGATCGGCGCGCCATCCTCTTTGGCCAGAGGGCCTGGCGGCAGGACGTCGAGAAGGTCGAGCACAGTCTCGCTCGGGCGGCAGAGGCGCACACCCTTAGGCGAGCAAACGATGGGGCGATTGACCAGGATCGGATGCGTCAACATCGCAGCCAAGATGGCTTCGTCGCTGACGGACGGATCGAGCAGGCCAAGATCCTTCGCCGGAGATTTCGTCGTGCGCAGTGCCGTGCGCGGCGTCAGACCGGCCGCAGCAAACAAGGCCAAGAGTTGCGGTCGGGTCCAGCCTGTCTTGAGATACTCGATGACCACCGGCGTCTCGCCCGAAGCCTCGATAATCGCAAGCACGTTGCGCGAGGTTTGACAGTCCGGATTGTGATGAATGACGATGCTCATCACGCGCCCTCCTCGTTGGGAAACCAGTGCTTCGTCCGGTTCGCGAAGGCAACAAGGGATAGCATGACAGGCACTTCCACCAAGACGCCGACCACTGTTGCCAGCGCCGCACCCGAACCGAGGCCGAAAAGGCTGATCGCGACGGCGACGGCCAGCTCAAAAAAGTTGGACGTGCCGATCAAGGCGCAGGGCGCGGCGACATTGAATGGGATGCCCCAGGCCCGGGCGGCGCCATAGGCCGCAAAGAAGATGCCATATGACTGGATCAGCAGAGGCACGGCAATCATCGCGATGACCAGCGGACGGTTGAGGATGACCTCGCCCTGAAACCCGAAAAGCAGCACGACAGTCACCAGCAGCCCTATGATCGAAAAGGGCTGCACGCGGCTCTTGAAGGCGTCGACCCCGGCCTCGCCGTCCTGTGCGACAAGACTTCGGCGCGTGAGATAACCCGCGATCAGCGGCAGCATGACATAGAGGCCGACCGACAGCAGAAGCGTATTCCAAGGCACGACGATATCCGTCACCCCCAGCAGAAAAGCAACGATTGGCGCAAAGGCAAAGACCATGATCACATCGTTCAAGCTGACCTGAACCAGTGTGTAATTGGCGTCGCCGCGCGTCAGGTTCGACCAGACGAAGACCATCGCCGTGCAGGGCGCCGCGCCCAGAAGGATCACGCCTGCGAGGTAGGCTTGCGCATCGTCCGGCGGGATCAGCCCTGCAAAGACATAGTTGAAGAACAAAACACCCAGGGCCGCCATCGTAAACGGTTTGATCAGCCAGTTTACGACCAGCGTCACCACAAGCCCCTTCGGTTTATCGCCGACGC
This Roseovarius nanhaiticus DNA region includes the following protein-coding sequences:
- a CDS encoding NADP-dependent oxidoreductase; this translates as MAQSDTENRMFVLAERPEGAPDDNTLRLETAKLPSAGPGQMLLRNEYLSLDPYMRGRMSDAPSYAPPVKIGDVMVGGTVAQVVSSDVDGFNQGDWVVAFGGWQDYALSDGKGVINMGKSPENPSWALGVLGMPGLTAWAGLTQIGQPKEGETLVVAGASGPVGATVGQIGKILGLRVVGIAGGAEKCSHVVDTLGFDDCIDYKADGFPKALEAAAPDGVDIYFENVGGAVFDAVLPLLNPSARIPVCGLISQYNATSLPDGPDRLSLLMGTILRKRMTLRGFIVFDDFGHLYPEFAKQMGEWVTQGKIKYREEMIDGLEQAPAAFVGLLNGEAFGKRVVKLSG
- the arsC gene encoding arsenate reductase (glutaredoxin) (This arsenate reductase requires both glutathione and glutaredoxin to convert arsenate to arsenite, after which the efflux transporter formed by ArsA and ArsB can extrude the arsenite from the cell, providing resistance.); amino-acid sequence: MSIVIHHNPDCQTSRNVLAIIEASGETPVVIEYLKTGWTRPQLLALFAAAGLTPRTALRTTKSPAKDLGLLDPSVSDEAILAAMLTHPILVNRPIVCSPKGVRLCRPSETVLDLLDVLPPGPLAKEDGAPIIDAEGNRLA
- the arsB gene encoding ACR3 family arsenite efflux transporter; protein product: MTDTPFSTAAGLGTFERWLSVWVALAIGAGLLLGNLFPGFFGHLAALEIASVNLPVAVLIWAMVYPMMVGVDFSSLARVGDKPKGLVVTLVVNWLIKPFTMAALGVLFFNYVFAGLIPPDDAQAYLAGVILLGAAPCTAMVFVWSNLTRGDANYTLVQVSLNDVIMVFAFAPIVAFLLGVTDIVVPWNTLLLSVGLYVMLPLIAGYLTRRSLVAQDGEAGVDAFKSRVQPFSIIGLLVTVVLLFGFQGEVILNRPLVIAMIAVPLLIQSYGIFFAAYGAARAWGIPFNVAAPCALIGTSNFFELAVAVAISLFGLGSGAALATVVGVLVEVPVMLSLVAFANRTKHWFPNEEGA